One Anaerobacillus alkaliphilus genomic region harbors:
- a CDS encoding transposase, with the protein MPRKARLKSRSGIYHVMIRGINKQIIFEEEEDKRVFLVTLKKYKDICKFELYGYCLMDNHIHLLIRELEETISTVVKRISSSYVYWYNFKYERKGHLFQERFKSETVEDKRYFLTVLRYIHQNPQNAGLSNDIFDTKWTSINEYINKSKIVDTDYALNLFSNNRNEALRLFIEYNKETNDDACMEETDMIRVQDLEIKKYLLDHGIVNTNQLQQMKREDRDDFLRKLKKINGVSIRQLSRVTGISKNVIARIR; encoded by the coding sequence ATGCCAAGAAAAGCACGGCTGAAAAGTAGATCTGGTATTTACCATGTTATGATTAGAGGAATAAATAAACAAATTATCTTTGAAGAGGAAGAAGACAAACGAGTGTTTTTAGTGACGTTAAAAAAGTATAAAGACATTTGTAAATTTGAGCTATATGGTTATTGTTTAATGGATAACCATATCCATTTGTTGATCCGTGAGTTAGAAGAAACAATTTCAACTGTAGTTAAACGAATAAGCTCAAGTTATGTTTATTGGTACAATTTTAAGTATGAAAGAAAGGGTCATTTATTTCAGGAACGTTTTAAAAGTGAAACTGTGGAAGATAAACGATATTTTTTAACGGTCCTTAGATATATTCATCAAAATCCACAGAATGCGGGTTTGTCAAACGACATTTTTGATACTAAATGGACAAGTATAAATGAGTATATTAACAAATCAAAAATCGTCGATACTGATTACGCGCTTAATTTGTTTTCAAACAATCGGAACGAAGCACTCCGTTTGTTTATTGAATACAATAAAGAGACAAATGATGATGCATGTATGGAAGAAACTGATATGATTAGAGTACAGGACTTAGAAATTAAGAAATATTTATTGGACCATGGTATTGTTAATACAAATCAATTGCAGCAAATGAAAAGGGAAGATCGAGATGATTTCTTGCGAAAGCTTAAAAAGATAAATGGCGTGTCGATAAGGCAATTATCGCGTGTTACCGGTATTTCAAAGAATGTTATTGCACGGATTCGCTAG
- a CDS encoding GAF domain-containing sensor histidine kinase, producing the protein MLVLFLGITEYYPFPVWRGYTTLSFPIIFTIDLVYGLPVMVVVYAAVVLIINILHKRPFRVIAFNPSQLILSYLAAKGVLLIFFSLYSGEHSIFIDIIVITILFYIINNLLVDIVLIIRPQPYPFTLWRKKTFTEGISFLFSIFYVLLLFILGGQNRGIIDGFSFFFFFSPLIGLSLLGASNSRLRKEKNRLKTLFNISKQLNKRLPSKNWIDSLKNSIEDLLGVEATMLWIKEEGKWELVLAEGEVIERGQEIDFKMIGKSTVFPDHRKEVGPLATYLDEGLKASVYAPLYIEDELVGMLVVAKTRTHSFNEEDVQLINALANQLAVVVKTRLLISEQEKRIVLEERNRIAREIHDGIAQTLAGGIMKLETVKRKWQLGPEQSLVTIEDSLEKLRHSLKEVREVIYALRPYPTEQVSLQDAIKKRISVLVDEHGNIIYFHVVGSPVILENEVEKVMFDTFQESIQNVVKHANATKIDVQLNYQTEHIVLKIKDNGVGFSLMEAMIKARDGTHFGIISMNEEAKKIDASLQIESSPGEGTVIMLKVPKP; encoded by the coding sequence TTGCTAGTCTTATTTCTAGGAATTACTGAATACTATCCATTCCCAGTCTGGAGAGGCTATACTACGCTGAGTTTTCCGATTATTTTTACAATTGATCTAGTATATGGGTTACCTGTGATGGTAGTTGTCTATGCAGCGGTTGTCCTAATAATAAATATCTTACATAAACGACCTTTTAGAGTTATTGCATTTAATCCCTCCCAACTTATATTAAGTTATCTAGCAGCTAAAGGCGTATTATTAATTTTCTTTAGCTTGTATTCTGGTGAACACTCTATTTTCATTGATATTATCGTTATTACAATTCTTTTCTATATCATTAATAACTTATTAGTAGATATTGTGCTCATAATCCGGCCACAACCTTACCCTTTCACACTCTGGCGAAAAAAGACATTTACAGAAGGAATCAGTTTTCTATTTTCAATTTTCTACGTACTACTGCTTTTTATTTTAGGTGGGCAAAACCGTGGTATAATTGACGGCTTTTCTTTCTTTTTCTTCTTCTCACCTCTCATAGGACTATCATTACTAGGTGCGAGTAACTCCCGGTTACGAAAAGAAAAAAATCGATTGAAGACATTATTTAATATTTCAAAGCAATTAAATAAACGTTTACCCTCTAAAAACTGGATTGACTCATTGAAAAATAGTATTGAAGATCTCTTAGGTGTTGAGGCAACGATGTTGTGGATCAAAGAGGAGGGTAAATGGGAGTTAGTTCTAGCAGAAGGAGAAGTCATTGAGAGAGGACAAGAAATTGATTTTAAAATGATAGGGAAATCAACTGTTTTTCCAGATCATCGAAAAGAAGTAGGGCCACTAGCGACATATCTTGATGAAGGATTAAAAGCCTCTGTGTACGCTCCTCTCTATATTGAAGATGAACTTGTAGGGATGCTCGTAGTCGCAAAAACGAGAACACATAGCTTTAATGAGGAAGATGTCCAATTAATAAATGCCTTAGCCAATCAGCTGGCAGTTGTAGTGAAAACGAGATTATTAATCTCAGAACAAGAAAAACGAATTGTTCTAGAAGAAAGAAATCGGATTGCCCGTGAAATCCATGATGGCATTGCTCAAACTTTGGCTGGAGGCATTATGAAGCTTGAAACAGTAAAACGTAAATGGCAATTGGGACCTGAGCAATCATTAGTCACCATTGAGGATAGTCTGGAAAAATTGCGGCATAGTCTAAAAGAAGTTCGAGAAGTCATTTATGCTCTCAGGCCGTATCCAACCGAGCAAGTTAGTCTTCAAGACGCAATAAAAAAACGCATTTCAGTTTTGGTAGATGAGCACGGAAATATTATTTATTTTCATGTAGTTGGGAGTCCAGTCATACTTGAAAATGAAGTTGAGAAGGTAATGTTTGATACATTTCAAGAAAGTATTCAAAATGTCGTTAAGCATGCAAACGCAACTAAAATTGATGTGCAATTAAATTATCAAACTGAACATATAGTATTAAAGATTAAAGATAATGGAGTAGGTTTCTCGCTCATGGAAGCCATGATTAAAGCGAGAGATGGTACTCATTTTGGTATAATCAGTATGAATGAGGAGGCAAAAAAAATTGACGCCTCGTTACAAATTGAAAGTAGCCCAGGAGAAGGAACAGTCATTATGTTGAAGGTACCAAAACCATAG
- a CDS encoding response regulator has protein sequence MITVMLIDDHTVLRDGLKSIFEMEDDIQVIGEAESGEVALRAVPSLKPDVILMDINLPDHNGVELTRRIKENYKDIRILILTMHSHEEYFMAAIREGADGYLLKDAPSEQVVEAVRMVMRGEGVIHPSMTKKLFTFHQQQSLGSKESELTEREKEVLACLVRGLSNKEIAEQLFISDKTVKIHVSKIFKKINVKSRSQAVIHAIQHQLVPTP, from the coding sequence TTGATAACAGTGATGCTAATAGACGATCATACAGTGTTAAGGGATGGCTTAAAAAGTATTTTTGAAATGGAAGACGACATTCAAGTTATTGGTGAGGCTGAATCAGGAGAGGTTGCTTTAAGAGCGGTTCCAAGTTTAAAACCTGATGTCATCTTGATGGATATTAATTTACCAGATCATAACGGTGTAGAGTTAACAAGGAGGATTAAAGAAAATTACAAGGACATTAGGATCCTTATCTTAACAATGCATAGCCATGAAGAGTATTTTATGGCGGCCATCCGCGAAGGAGCAGATGGATACCTTCTCAAGGATGCTCCGTCAGAACAAGTTGTTGAAGCGGTAAGGATGGTTATGCGGGGGGAAGGTGTTATTCATCCGTCGATGACAAAGAAGCTTTTTACATTCCACCAGCAGCAAAGTTTGGGTTCTAAAGAGTCAGAACTTACGGAACGAGAGAAAGAAGTACTAGCATGTTTAGTTCGTGGCTTAAGTAATAAAGAGATTGCTGAACAGCTTTTTATTAGCGATAAGACCGTAAAAATTCATGTTAGTAAAATTTTCAAAAAGATAAATGTCAAAAGTCGTTCACAGGCTGTCATTCATGCTATACAGCATCAACTCGTACCAACTCCATAA
- a CDS encoding S8 family serine peptidase, which translates to MKKKYLSIFMILVFLVTAFGASIPGKAKASLLRDVIDLELRQVLATATAPLEVIVTFAGDGAPTLDNLSLLKKLGIETGITFQNFPIAGVLATASQIDLLSKEKDVRSIYLNSRVKFENAEATALTGVDKLRTDDTLRKLNGGLPVSGKGVGVVVNDSGVDGTHEDHKFGSHLVQNVLAATNLNSLVGVLPVTYVEGVPNTDSSSGHGTHVAGIVGGTGAKSGGKHEGVAPGANLIGYGSGAGVAILDTIGGFDYALTNQFKYDIRVITNSWGATNDIGSDFDPNHPVNVATKKLYDRGIVTVFSAGNSGPGDGTITGNYKKAPWVITVAAGTKQGKLANFSSRGQKGKGGTVTVDGEIWHWEDRPTITAPGQDIVSTRVVSPTSALGAQKDLELIDLAYLPYYTTMSGTSMAAPHVAGIVALLLEANPTLSPLEVKQIIEGTATNMPGYEAWEVGAGYVNAHAAVDQALTGKKYGQTLNMKQVFHSSVSMETTTEPFSMSYTPLLGSSFTFDVETGVTELVARINARGLLGETGNPIRLTLVDPNGEQYSSGIPLLFTLSPNRTVQVAGPTPGKWTLKLDGLNGISLPETIQGELTFNKAGQFSGLNDITNHPAEAAIKVGVTNRLLDGYHNGQYRPDRKLSRAELAQFLVMGAGIRQSLTDNSTNPYVDSVLAKGAALQDVYQVNDGVMRLAGNGSFNPSGSVTRAELAYSLVQSLGLQEQARSFTGDVTVHYGDKRIKIEDANQIPADLRGYVQLALDLNILNATFSVSQGRFDLFPTIHAAFKPEETITRGDFAVAITRYYATYLQ; encoded by the coding sequence ATGAAGAAAAAGTATTTATCCATCTTTATGATCTTGGTATTTTTAGTAACAGCCTTTGGGGCTAGCATACCAGGAAAGGCGAAAGCATCACTACTACGAGACGTTATTGACTTAGAGTTAAGGCAAGTATTAGCAACGGCGACGGCTCCACTAGAAGTTATTGTTACGTTTGCAGGAGATGGGGCGCCTACACTAGACAACCTTAGTCTCTTAAAAAAATTGGGAATTGAGACAGGAATAACTTTTCAAAATTTCCCTATTGCAGGGGTACTCGCAACTGCAAGCCAAATTGACTTACTTAGTAAGGAAAAAGATGTTCGATCGATATACTTAAACAGTAGAGTGAAATTTGAAAACGCAGAAGCAACAGCACTTACTGGGGTTGATAAGCTTAGAACTGACGATACACTTCGAAAGCTAAATGGTGGCCTGCCAGTTTCAGGTAAGGGAGTAGGCGTTGTTGTAAATGATAGCGGCGTTGATGGTACACATGAAGATCACAAATTTGGTAGTCATCTTGTTCAAAATGTATTAGCAGCAACTAATCTTAACTCATTAGTTGGTGTTTTGCCAGTAACGTATGTTGAAGGTGTTCCTAATACAGATAGTAGCTCTGGCCATGGTACCCATGTAGCTGGGATTGTAGGTGGAACAGGGGCTAAGTCAGGTGGAAAGCACGAAGGAGTTGCTCCAGGAGCGAATTTAATCGGTTATGGATCAGGTGCAGGTGTAGCTATATTAGATACGATTGGTGGATTTGATTATGCACTAACCAATCAGTTTAAATATGATATCCGAGTGATCACCAATTCTTGGGGAGCTACGAACGATATTGGAAGCGACTTTGATCCAAATCATCCTGTCAATGTAGCAACAAAAAAACTATATGACCGCGGAATTGTAACTGTATTTTCAGCAGGAAATTCAGGACCTGGGGATGGGACGATTACTGGTAATTACAAAAAAGCTCCATGGGTGATTACCGTAGCCGCAGGGACAAAACAAGGGAAACTAGCAAACTTTTCTTCTCGAGGACAAAAAGGAAAAGGTGGGACAGTAACGGTTGATGGAGAGATATGGCATTGGGAAGATCGCCCAACGATTACGGCTCCAGGACAAGATATTGTTTCAACTAGAGTCGTTTCACCAACATCTGCGTTGGGAGCACAAAAGGATTTAGAGCTAATCGACTTAGCGTATTTGCCGTACTATACAACGATGAGTGGGACATCAATGGCTGCACCGCATGTCGCTGGGATTGTTGCCTTACTTTTAGAGGCTAATCCAACGTTATCGCCACTAGAAGTAAAACAAATTATTGAGGGTACTGCCACTAATATGCCTGGATATGAAGCTTGGGAAGTTGGTGCAGGGTACGTGAATGCACATGCAGCTGTTGATCAAGCGCTTACTGGGAAAAAGTATGGGCAAACGTTGAATATGAAACAAGTTTTTCATTCAAGTGTTTCAATGGAAACAACAACTGAACCTTTCTCAATGAGCTATACACCACTACTAGGAAGCAGCTTCACATTTGATGTTGAAACAGGAGTAACAGAATTAGTAGCTCGCATTAATGCAAGAGGATTACTTGGGGAAACAGGGAATCCAATTCGTTTGACGTTAGTTGATCCAAACGGTGAACAATATAGTTCAGGCATCCCATTATTATTCACTTTATCACCGAATCGAACGGTTCAAGTAGCTGGACCAACACCAGGAAAATGGACACTAAAACTAGATGGCTTAAACGGTATTAGTTTACCAGAGACGATTCAAGGTGAATTAACCTTTAATAAAGCAGGACAATTCTCAGGTTTAAATGATATCACTAACCATCCAGCTGAAGCTGCAATAAAGGTGGGGGTTACCAACCGACTCCTTGATGGATACCATAATGGGCAGTACCGTCCTGATCGAAAGTTATCTAGAGCAGAATTGGCTCAGTTTTTAGTAATGGGTGCTGGTATTCGCCAGAGTTTAACTGATAATTCCACTAATCCGTATGTTGACTCAGTTCTTGCCAAAGGTGCTGCACTTCAGGATGTTTATCAGGTCAATGATGGTGTCATGCGTTTAGCCGGAAATGGGAGTTTTAACCCGAGTGGATCAGTGACTAGAGCGGAATTAGCTTATTCATTGGTTCAAAGTTTAGGATTACAGGAGCAAGCTAGAAGCTTTACTGGCGATGTTACTGTTCATTATGGTGACAAACGAATTAAGATTGAAGATGCTAACCAAATTCCAGCAGATTTACGAGGCTACGTCCAACTGGCCCTTGATTTAAACATATTAAATGCAACATTTTCAGTAAGCCAAGGTAGATTTGATCTGTTTCCAACTATTCATGCAGCATTTAAACCAGAAGAAACCATTACTCGTGGAGATTTTGCTGTAGCTATTACGAGGTATTATGCAACATATTTGCAATAG
- a CDS encoding S8 family serine peptidase: protein MRKRFLQFLIALLVITPLLSFNASQTNAIGGLLKGTIGAIKTTIDPELEKLLNTDLGIAEVIVTFHGNGPANQQQISLLQKLGINDALLMKNLPIAGMLATKKQIEELAKNSEVRSIYLNTKLEYYNAESTDITGVNKVRTDDQMRKQNGGFPVSGKGIGVVINDSGVDGTHDDHRFGDNLVQNVMGTTNLNALSGLLPVTYVENVINTDTNSGHGTHVAGTVGGTGAKSGGKYEGVAPGANLIGYGSGGALFILDGIGGFDYAITNQAKYGIRVITNSWGSSGNFNPDHPINIASKKAYDRGIVVLFAAGNEGPSENTHNPYAKAPWVISVGAGVKDGSLANFSSRGTKGVGGTFTIDGKEWTWKDEPTITAPGVDIISTRVIAPLSALSADKDLELIDLAYLPYYTSMSGTSMATPHVAGIVALMLEANPLLSPAEVKDILQRTATNMPGREAWEVGAGYVNAYAALEEIFFYTNQYGKTVNSFQTFHSNVDVSVDRMPFSVSYNPVTLSSNYTEFDVQPGTSGVVAQVDGKGIMSETGNPINLVLIAPDGTEVSSGVSLLFRLEFTRTVSVSSPQPGTWKAEIRGLRGNELNPIGIGLPEEVSGTLSFSKVAGFTGLADIAGHPAENAIKLGINERLFDGFSNGRFSPDAKLERKDLAKYLVMGAGIRQSLKESSLTDVSGADLPYVKAVVARGGALRDGKQLNNGVMLTSSGKFNPKGSVSREELSYALVQSFGLQQMTQGHKGDVTVQYGNERLVLEDQHLISPELKGYVQVALDLNIMNAYFTISQGKYDLEPTVHASFKANDVVTRGDFAVAMTRFFNAYLK, encoded by the coding sequence ATGAGAAAACGTTTTTTGCAATTTCTAATAGCTTTATTGGTAATTACACCATTATTGAGTTTCAACGCTAGTCAAACAAACGCCATCGGAGGTTTATTGAAAGGCACGATAGGTGCAATTAAAACAACGATTGATCCCGAACTAGAGAAACTACTTAATACCGATTTAGGAATAGCAGAAGTAATTGTAACATTTCACGGTAATGGTCCAGCAAATCAACAACAAATATCCTTACTTCAAAAGTTAGGCATTAACGATGCTTTACTTATGAAAAACTTACCTATCGCAGGTATGTTAGCAACAAAAAAACAAATTGAAGAACTTGCTAAGAACAGCGAAGTACGCTCAATCTACTTAAATACTAAACTAGAATACTATAACGCTGAGTCAACAGATATTACGGGAGTTAACAAAGTACGTACGGATGACCAGATGCGAAAACAAAATGGTGGTTTTCCTGTTTCGGGTAAAGGGATAGGTGTTGTCATCAATGATAGTGGCGTGGATGGCACACATGATGATCACAGGTTTGGTGATAACTTAGTCCAAAACGTAATGGGGACAACAAACTTAAATGCCTTAAGTGGTCTTCTTCCAGTCACATATGTAGAGAATGTAATTAATACAGATACAAATTCAGGCCATGGAACTCACGTAGCAGGAACAGTTGGAGGTACGGGTGCTAAATCTGGAGGGAAATACGAAGGTGTTGCTCCGGGCGCAAATCTTATTGGTTACGGTTCGGGTGGAGCGTTATTTATCCTAGATGGTATTGGTGGATTTGATTATGCTATTACAAATCAAGCAAAATATGGAATTCGTGTGATAACAAACTCTTGGGGATCTTCTGGAAACTTTAACCCAGATCACCCAATAAACATCGCTAGTAAGAAAGCTTATGATCGCGGGATTGTCGTTTTATTTGCAGCAGGTAACGAAGGACCTTCAGAAAATACTCACAATCCATATGCAAAAGCCCCTTGGGTAATTTCTGTTGGAGCAGGAGTTAAGGATGGATCGCTAGCGAACTTTTCATCTCGAGGAACGAAAGGAGTAGGTGGCACGTTCACAATCGACGGAAAAGAGTGGACTTGGAAAGATGAGCCTACAATTACTGCACCTGGTGTAGACATTATTTCTACAAGAGTTATTGCTCCACTGTCGGCTCTTTCAGCAGATAAGGACTTAGAATTAATTGATTTAGCTTACTTACCATATTATACGTCAATGAGCGGTACTTCAATGGCGACACCACACGTGGCAGGGATCGTTGCTTTAATGCTTGAAGCTAATCCACTTCTGTCACCAGCGGAAGTAAAAGACATCCTACAAAGAACAGCAACAAACATGCCTGGACGTGAAGCATGGGAAGTTGGAGCAGGTTACGTAAATGCTTATGCAGCATTAGAAGAGATTTTTTTTTACACAAATCAGTATGGGAAAACAGTAAATAGTTTTCAAACTTTTCATAGTAATGTAGATGTATCGGTAGATAGAATGCCATTTTCTGTTTCCTATAACCCAGTAACACTAAGCTCTAATTACACCGAATTTGACGTTCAACCAGGAACATCAGGAGTAGTAGCTCAAGTTGATGGAAAAGGAATAATGAGTGAAACAGGAAATCCTATAAATTTAGTATTAATTGCACCAGATGGTACTGAAGTAAGTTCTGGAGTTAGTTTATTATTTCGACTAGAATTTACAAGAACAGTATCAGTGAGTAGTCCTCAACCTGGTACGTGGAAAGCTGAAATTCGGGGATTGCGTGGAAATGAATTAAATCCTATTGGTATTGGTTTGCCAGAAGAAGTGAGTGGGACATTGTCATTTTCTAAGGTTGCTGGTTTCACAGGATTAGCTGACATTGCAGGTCATCCTGCAGAAAATGCTATAAAACTAGGGATTAATGAACGACTGTTTGATGGCTTTTCAAACGGAAGATTTTCACCTGATGCAAAATTAGAAAGAAAAGATTTAGCTAAATATTTAGTTATGGGAGCTGGAATACGACAATCGCTTAAAGAAAGCTCACTTACGGATGTTTCTGGAGCAGACCTGCCTTACGTTAAAGCAGTAGTTGCAAGAGGAGGGGCTCTCCGTGATGGTAAGCAACTAAATAACGGTGTAATGCTTACGAGTAGTGGAAAGTTTAATCCGAAAGGTTCAGTTTCTCGCGAAGAACTTTCCTACGCGCTTGTCCAAAGCTTTGGGTTACAACAAATGACACAAGGCCATAAAGGTGACGTCACCGTTCAATATGGAAATGAGCGTTTGGTCCTTGAAGACCAGCACCTTATTTCACCAGAATTAAAGGGGTATGTTCAAGTGGCGTTGGACTTAAATATCATGAATGCCTATTTTACAATATCGCAAGGTAAATACGATCTTGAACCTACTGTACATGCAAGCTTCAAAGCAAACGACGTAGTGACAAGAGGAGATTTTGCTGTAGCGATGACAAGGTTTTTCAATGCCTATTTAAAATAA
- a CDS encoding DUF2225 domain-containing protein, which produces MNSDIDPLYDKTTKCLLCDHKFHTKKVRSRFSLARSMETDFFTEYIHDTNGKNINPLLYYVNVCPSCGYSYSDEANTYFLSGTKEAIMEKITTHWKGQDYFCDVRNKKVAIDSYKLAILAGSIKKERPIVMAGLHMRLSWIYRTLEMTEEETRFKGYALEQYEKSYFQGDFQNSSMSAIRLSYLIGELHRQFGNFQKASQFFSKIIHIKQPMKDRLFIELARDQWYDMAKVNRAKKV; this is translated from the coding sequence ATGAATAGTGATATAGACCCACTATATGATAAAACAACAAAATGCTTACTATGCGATCATAAATTTCATACAAAGAAGGTTCGTTCAAGGTTTTCTCTAGCACGTAGTATGGAGACTGATTTCTTTACGGAGTATATCCATGATACAAATGGGAAAAATATAAATCCTTTGCTATATTATGTAAACGTCTGTCCGTCATGTGGATATTCTTATTCAGATGAGGCGAATACTTATTTTCTAAGTGGAACGAAAGAAGCAATTATGGAGAAGATTACAACACACTGGAAGGGTCAAGATTACTTTTGTGATGTTCGAAATAAAAAAGTAGCAATTGATTCTTATAAATTAGCAATTCTAGCAGGGAGTATTAAAAAGGAACGCCCTATTGTAATGGCGGGTTTACATATGAGGTTGTCATGGATCTATCGTACGCTTGAAATGACAGAGGAAGAAACACGGTTCAAAGGATATGCCTTAGAGCAGTATGAGAAGTCATATTTTCAAGGAGATTTTCAAAATTCATCAATGTCTGCAATTCGTCTAAGCTATTTAATTGGTGAATTACACCGTCAGTTTGGAAATTTTCAAAAGGCCAGTCAGTTCTTTTCAAAGATTATACATATCAAACAGCCGATGAAAGACCGACTATTCATTGAACTGGCAAGAGACCAGTGGTATGATATGGCAAAAGTAAACAGAGCAAAAAAAGTGTAA
- a CDS encoding DUF6407 family protein: MNLSEFVQVATKNIVQFNPHNMDHLKELTRLAIDQFQLKSIVKKEEGSEYLYLASMAEENILAKILELASGKEISLEAIYNSQIIRKH; encoded by the coding sequence ATGAATTTATCGGAATTTGTGCAAGTGGCTACTAAGAACATTGTTCAATTTAATCCACATAACATGGATCATCTAAAGGAATTAACTAGATTAGCGATTGATCAATTTCAACTAAAGAGTATTGTTAAAAAAGAAGAAGGTTCTGAATACTTATATTTAGCTTCAATGGCAGAGGAAAATATTCTTGCCAAAATTTTAGAACTAGCTAGCGGTAAAGAAATTAGCCTAGAAGCCATCTATAACAGTCAAATCATTAGAAAACATTAG
- a CDS encoding class I SAM-dependent methyltransferase, whose product MNEQYYEKLLNINTSAEASRVQKSFHYHRYEPTPYSALEVLFREYELNSSDRIVDFGCGKGRLNFLIKRLFNSSVVGVEMNELFYKAALENRRSYLEKDKQAGEKIQFYCGLAEEYIVNPLDNCFYFFNPFSIQVFIKVINNILTSVEETSRTVEIVLYYPSEDYIYYLENYTSFVLKKEVRLEELYEQNPNERFLIYHLTY is encoded by the coding sequence ATGAATGAACAGTACTATGAGAAGTTATTAAATATTAATACAAGCGCAGAAGCTAGTCGTGTGCAAAAATCGTTTCATTATCATCGCTATGAGCCCACTCCTTATAGTGCACTTGAGGTTTTATTTCGAGAGTACGAATTAAACAGTAGTGACCGGATCGTAGATTTTGGTTGTGGAAAAGGTCGATTGAACTTTTTAATTAAACGTTTATTTAATTCTTCGGTGGTCGGGGTTGAAATGAATGAGCTATTTTACAAAGCGGCCCTTGAAAATCGCCGTAGTTACTTAGAAAAAGACAAGCAAGCCGGGGAGAAGATCCAATTTTATTGCGGTCTAGCAGAAGAATATATAGTGAACCCCTTAGATAATTGTTTTTATTTCTTCAATCCTTTTTCAATCCAGGTATTTATCAAAGTAATCAATAATATTCTTACTTCTGTTGAGGAAACAAGCCGAACAGTGGAAATTGTCTTATATTATCCTTCGGAGGATTATATTTATTATTTGGAGAACTATACATCATTTGTTTTGAAAAAAGAGGTGAGGTTAGAAGAGTTGTATGAGCAAAACCCAAATGAGAGATTTTTAATTTATCACCTAACATACTAA
- a CDS encoding S-layer homology domain-containing protein, translating to MNRTLFKRLSVLLTVLLLWSTLALSVHATDTEKNIHFVALGDSYAAGTLYDLSAGKGYNDVIAGYLEAQGKLASYTKDFAKNGAKTTDVLLQLKDEKVMAAIKNSNFVTLSIGGNDVLNLVSIDKATGNVNVDFTKVPAALEEMGKQLAQIVVGIKTISPEADVYVFGYPFAFPHAEGTLQKMLAEATNALNTTIKLAVQQTGATYIDIDFGDKGKLYLPNPVDIHPSEDGYKSMAEQFLKVFNAPKFTLADVPENHWAATALYGAVQNGLLVPSEDGFVYPNQALTRAEAAMALVKFVPMKQDVPKAPDFKDVPAEHPAYMAIAALTDVGVFSNGEMFHPNAPLTRAQAAKVLALAFHLEKQGNVPFTDVASNHWAYDHIQVVASNGLIRGFSNGSYQPAGEITRAQFAVIASRILALSMQ from the coding sequence ATGAATCGAACACTGTTTAAACGATTATCTGTATTACTAACTGTACTTTTGCTGTGGTCTACTCTAGCTTTATCAGTTCATGCCACAGACACTGAAAAGAACATCCATTTTGTTGCTTTAGGAGACTCTTATGCAGCAGGAACTCTTTATGATTTATCAGCGGGGAAAGGCTATAACGATGTGATTGCAGGATATTTAGAGGCTCAAGGGAAACTCGCTTCTTACACAAAGGATTTTGCCAAGAATGGAGCGAAGACAACCGATGTCTTGTTACAACTCAAGGATGAAAAAGTAATGGCTGCTATAAAAAACTCCAACTTTGTGACACTATCAATTGGTGGGAACGATGTTCTTAATTTAGTTTCCATAGATAAGGCAACGGGAAATGTGAATGTAGATTTTACAAAAGTCCCAGCCGCCTTGGAAGAAATGGGGAAGCAGCTTGCACAAATCGTAGTTGGTATTAAAACAATCTCACCAGAAGCTGATGTCTATGTGTTTGGATATCCATTTGCGTTTCCACATGCTGAGGGCACTCTACAAAAAATGTTAGCTGAAGCTACAAACGCTTTAAATACTACGATTAAATTAGCAGTCCAACAAACAGGTGCTACATATATTGACATTGATTTTGGTGATAAAGGTAAGCTTTACTTGCCTAATCCAGTTGATATCCACCCATCTGAAGACGGTTATAAATCAATGGCTGAGCAGTTTTTAAAAGTATTTAACGCTCCTAAGTTTACGCTAGCTGATGTCCCTGAAAATCATTGGGCAGCTACAGCATTATATGGAGCCGTTCAAAACGGCCTGTTAGTTCCTTCTGAAGATGGTTTCGTTTATCCAAACCAAGCTCTTACCCGTGCAGAAGCAGCTATGGCTTTAGTCAAATTTGTACCTATGAAACAAGATGTTCCAAAAGCACCAGATTTTAAAGACGTTCCTGCTGAACATCCAGCATATATGGCGATTGCGGCCTTAACTGATGTAGGAGTGTTTAGTAATGGCGAGATGTTCCATCCGAATGCGCCTCTAACTCGTGCTCAAGCAGCAAAAGTTCTCGCACTAGCATTTCACTTAGAAAAACAAGGCAATGTACCATTTACAGACGTCGCCTCAAACCACTGGGCCTATGACCACATTCAAGTCGTAGCCTCAAACGGCCTAATCCGTGGCTTCTCTAACGGTAGCTATCAACCTGCAGGAGAAATTACAAGAGCACAATTTGCTGTCATTGCTTCCCGAATATTAGCTTTAAGCATGCAGTAA